A single genomic interval of Daucus carota subsp. sativus chromosome 1, DH1 v3.0, whole genome shotgun sequence harbors:
- the LOC108204578 gene encoding BTB/POZ domain and ankyrin repeat-containing protein NPR1, with amino-acid sequence MEDSLEPSSSLSFTSSSLISNGSTSYNISTQSVPEGGSSLEIISLAKLSASLEQLVVSSSTIDYSDADIVVEDVSVGVHRCILASRSQFFYELFKKDKDSMEKESRPKYYMKDMLPYGSVGHEAFLIFLSYLYTGKLKPCPPEVSTCVDDQCIHHACRPAINFSVDLMYASAIFQVPELVSLFQRRLVNFVEKALVEDVIPILLVAFHCQSVQLLNQCVHRVARSDLDSISIEKEVPYEVANDIKSIRLKYQNTNDDTLVAEDPLREKSIRRIHKALDSDDVELVKLLLTESDITLDAAHALHYAVAYCDPKVVSEVLNLGMADVNLRNLRGYTVLHVAALRREPSIIVPLLEKGARALEATPDGQNSVSICKRLTRPKDYNAKTEQGQKSNKDRLCIDVLEREIRRNPISTDASSSSTRIVDDLHMELLYLEDRVAFARLLFPSEAKLAMDIANAETTSQYPGLMASRGSSGNLREVDLNETPIAKNERILARMAALKKTVETGRRYFPNCSEVLDKFMLDDLHDDSLYLDKGSAEEQKNKKQRFMELKEDVHKAFTKDKAELHRVGLSSTSSSPTLKRQRKLLK; translated from the exons ATGGAGGATTCTTTGGAACCATCGTCATCATTGAGCTTTACTTCATCTTCCCTTATATCCAATGGATCTACAAGCTACAACATATCAACGCAATCTGTCCCAGAAGGAGGTTCTAGTCTTGAAATTATCAGTTTAGCTAAGCTCAGTGCTAGCTTAGAGCAACTTGTGGTTAGTTCCAGTACTATTGATTATAGTGATGCAGATATTGTAGTTGAGGATGTATCTGTAGGTGTACACAGATGTATATTGGCTTCTAGGAGTCAATTTTTTTATGAGCTTTTTAAGAAAGACAAGGATTCTATGGAGAAGGAAAGTAGgccaaaatattatatgaagGATATGTTACCATATGGTAGTGTTGGACATGAGGCATTCCTTATATTCCTAAGCTACTTGTATACCGGAAAGTTGAAGCCTTGTCCACCAGAGGTGTCGACATGCGTTGACGATCAATGTATCCATCATGCATGTAGACCTGCTATCAACTTCTCTGTGGATTTGATGTATGCGTCAGCTATCTTTCAGGTTCCAGAACTGGTTTCACTTTTTCAG CGGCGTCTTGTCAACTTTGTTGAGAAGGCTCTTGTGGAGGATGTAATCCCGATCCTTTTAGTCGCCTTCCATTGCCAGTCAGTTCAGCTTCTTAATCAGTGTGTACATAGAGTAGCTCGGTCTGATCTTGATAGTATCTCGATTGAGAAGGAAGTGCCATACGAGGTAGCGAATGATATCAAGTCGATTCGCCTTAAATACCAGAATACCAATGATGATACCTTGGTAGCTGAGGATCCCTTGCGTGAAAAGAGCATTAGAAGAATACACAAGGCACTAGATTCAGATGATGTTGAACTAGTGAAACTTCTCCTGACTGAGTCTGATATAACTTTAGATGCAGCACATGCTCTTCACTATGCTGTTGCATATTGCGATCCAAAAGTTGTATCCGAGGTGCTTAATTTGGGAATGGCTGATGTCAATCTTCGTAATCTTCGGGGTTACACAGTTCTCCATGTCGCTGCACTACGCAGGGAGCCATCAATAATTGTACCACTATTGGAGAAAGGAGCTCGTGCATTGGAAGCAACACCAGATGGGCAGAACTCTGTTAGCATCTGCAAGAGATTGACAAGACCAAAGGATTATAATGCGAAAACAGAACAGGGCCAAAAATCAAACAAAGATCGCTTATGCATTGATGTATTGGAGCGTGAAATACGTAGAAATCCAATCTCTACAGATGCGTCAAGCTCCTCAACAAGAATTGTTGATGATCTGCATATGGAGCTTCTATATCTAGAAGATAGAG TGGCATTTGCACGACTGCTCTTCCCCTCTGAGGCGAAGCTAGCAATGGACATAGCTAATGCTGAGACCACATCTCAATATCCTGGTTTAATGGCATCAAGAGGTTCAAGCGGCAACTTAAGGGAGGTTGATTTAAACGAAACACCCATAGCAAAGAACGAAAGAATCCTTGCAAGGATGGCTGCCCTTAAAAAGACAG TGGAAACAGGTCGACGCTATTTCCCAAATTGCTCTGAAGTGCTAGATAAGTTTATGTTAGATGATTTGCATGACGATTCCTTATACCTTGACAAAGGCTCCGCGGAAGAACAAAAGAACAAGAAGCAACGCTTTATGGAGCTTAAGGAAGATGTACACAAGGCCTTTACGAAAGACAAGGCTGAGCTACATCGTGTAGGCTTGTCTTCCACATCATCCTCACCTACACTCAAGCGACAACGGAAATTACTCAAGTAA